From one Anabas testudineus chromosome 18, fAnaTes1.2, whole genome shotgun sequence genomic stretch:
- the LOC113157681 gene encoding uncharacterized protein LOC113157681 isoform X2, with protein MAHQTEKRNGKEKDRRIGHCLLCQKPQEVLSAHLARVCMKDSTKEEREAELKRAKKSTKSWTRQGRNWDYRQICSIVMDRASRMALVRHLEERDFFISYTPEEADGVVLEQQPGPGAAVAKGEPTVASGTTMDAVEDSPWSDHDEENDASEAPTYQEAASASWGRARCNMQQTGLYEKFNSDNPLLVEFKKYLVNHMEVPNCQQEVDNVSRMLRYIQPTGEEIDMDFLRKGTEAKDYIESLKGAKLLPPTILNYINNMIHFVQFLATRNIDDMEFYTRCDSYISLLHTLRKPVSKAINKVTCKTRYQRFLGSPKSVRDCQKLLSVAKNDMLRIFANLQEGRFVGSDEKTLYRYYCEAILILGHFQRPAALQGMTVSEWLNKTHVNGRVCVAVGQHKTSSMEIATFALTTEESAFIDAYYLYIRSGLVHESVDGGRFFLGANGRPIRSPTHDVGRLHIHYKLPNVTSQEIRGVVETEVSRTFSEEQKGRVAHYVSHSTPVANVHDSMKTPEAIVATANVLSSLAGYSSDEPADGMVGRGQKRAREASEEDSATWRDFAQFLEVFPVTLTGPPPTTRQRAEAGFPQDRVFYDKWRGVQFAKREEYLLSKFYRHTPTVEKVARMISCEGWTANHPNPENVVAKCRLL; from the exons aTGGCCCACCAGACTGAAAAGAGGAA TGGGAAAGAGAAAGACCGTCGTATTGGTCACTGTCTCCTGTGCCAGAAGCCACAGGAGGTTTTATCTGCACACCTAGCCAGGGTTTGCATGAAGGACAGCacaaaagaagagagggaggcagagctgaagCGAGCCAAGAAGTCGACAAAGTCCTGGACCCGCCAAGGGCGCAACTGGGATTACAGACAGATCTGCTCCATCGTAATGGACAGGGCTTCCAGGATGGCTCTGGTACGGCACCTGGAAGAAAGAGATTTCTTCATTTCTTACACGCCGGAAGAAGCAGATGGAGTTGTGCTGGAACAGCAGCCCGGCCCAGGTGCGGCGGTGGCCAAAGGAGAGCCCACAGTTGCGAGTGGGACCACCATGGATGCCGTGGAAGACAGCCCCTGGTCAGACCATGATGAGGAGAATGATGCTTCAGAGGCTCCAACATACCAAGA AGCTGCATCTGCCAGCTGGGGTAGGGCGCGTTGCAACATGCAACAAACTGGACTGTATGAAAAGTTCAACAGTGACAATCCACTCTTGGTGGAATTCAAGAAATACCTGGTTAATCACATGGAGGTCCCAAACTGCCAACAGGAG GTTGACAATGTATCCAGGATGCTGAGATACATTCAACCGACAGGTGAGGAAATCGACATGGACTTCCTCAGAAAAGGTACAGAGGCCAAGGACTACATTGAGAGTCTCAAGGGGGCCAAGCTGCTTCCACCCACCATCTTAAACTACATCAACAACATGATCCACTTTGTCCAGTTCCTGGCCACCAGGAACATTGACGACATGGAGTTCTACACGAGGTGTGACTCGTACATCAGTCTGCTACACACCCTGAGGAAGCCAGTTTCCAAGGCCATCAACAAAGTCACGTGTAAAACAAG GTATCAACGTTTTCTGGGAAGCCCCAAGAGTGTCAGGGACTGCCagaagctgctgtctgtggcCAAGAATGACATGCTGCGCATTTTTGCAAATCTCCAGGAGGGCAGATTTGTAGGTTCAGATGAAAAGACCCTGTACCGCTATTATTGTGAAGCCATCCTCATTCTAGGACACTTCCAGAGGCCAGCGGCTTTGCAGGGAATGACT GTCTCAGAGTGGCTCAACAAAACCCACGTAAACggaagagtgtgtgtggcaGTCGGCCAACATAAAACGTCCAGCATGGAAATTGCTACATTTGCACTGACAACAGAGGAGTCTGCT TTCATAGATGCGTACTACCTATATATCCGCTCTGGCTTGGTGCATGAGAGCGTGGATGGTGGGAGGTTTTTCCTCGGTGCAAATGGACGACCCATCCGCAGTCCCACCCACGACGTTGGTCGTCTTCATATCCA CTACAAACTGCCGAACGTGACCAGTCAGGAGATCAGGGGGGTGGTGGAAACGGAGGTTTCCCGCACTTTTAGTGAGGAGCAGAAGGGTCGGGTGGCGCACTACGTGTCACACTCCACACCAGTGGCCAATGTACACGACAGCATGAAGACGCCGGAGGCAATCGTTGCCACAGCCAACGTCCTGTCGAGCCTTGCAGGGTACAG TTCCGACGAGCCAGCAGACGGGATGGTTGGCAGGGGCCAGAAGAGAGCCAGGGAAGCCAGTGAGGAGGACAGCGCTACCTGGAGAGACTTTGCTCAGTTTCTGGAGGTCTTTCCAGTAACACTGACAGGACCACCGCCGACCACGAGGCAGCGAGCTGAGGCCGGGTTTCCACAGGATCGTGTGTTCTATGATAAGTGGAGGGGAGTACAGTTTGCTAAACGGGAAGAGTACCTCTTGt CCAAATTCTACAGACATACTCCGACTGTGGAGAAAGTGGCGAGGATGATCAGTTGTGAGGGCTGGACAGCCAATCATCCCAATCCGGAGAACGTCGTGGCCAAGTGCAGACTCTTGTAA
- the LOC113157681 gene encoding uncharacterized protein LOC113157681 isoform X1, with protein sequence MAHQTEKRNGKEKDRRIGHCLLCQKPQEVLSAHLARVCMKDSTKEEREAELKRAKKSTKSWTRQGRNWDYRQICSIVMDRASRMALVRHLEERDFFISYTPEEADGVVLEQQPGPGAAVAKGEPTVASGTTMDAVEDSPWSDHDEENDASEAPTYQEAASASWGRARCNMQQTGLYEKFNSDNPLLVEFKKYLVNHMEVPNCQQEVDNVSRMLRYIQPTGEEIDMDFLRKGTEAKDYIESLKGAKLLPPTILNYINNMIHFVQFLATRNIDDMEFYTRCDSYISLLHTLRKPVSKAINKVTCKTRYQRFLGSPKSVRDCQKLLSVAKNDMLRIFANLQEGRFVGSDEKTLYRYYCEAILILGHFQRPAALQGMTVSEWLNKTHVNGRVCVAVGQHKTSSMEIATFALTTEESAFIDAYYLYIRSGLVHESVDGGRFFLGANGRPIRSPTHDVGRLHIHYKLPNVTSQEIRGVVETEVSRTFSEEQKGRVAHYVSHSTPVANVHDSMKTPEAIVATANVLSSLAGYSSDEPADGMVGRGQKRAREASEEDSATWRDFAQFLEVFPVTLTGPPPTTRQRAEAGFPQDRVFYDKWRGVQFAKREEYLLCKYIYIYKPPLISLSTPIQTGASSRRKCSRRERASAGMRSHGRPLPYRAKSPGQTPTG encoded by the exons aTGGCCCACCAGACTGAAAAGAGGAA TGGGAAAGAGAAAGACCGTCGTATTGGTCACTGTCTCCTGTGCCAGAAGCCACAGGAGGTTTTATCTGCACACCTAGCCAGGGTTTGCATGAAGGACAGCacaaaagaagagagggaggcagagctgaagCGAGCCAAGAAGTCGACAAAGTCCTGGACCCGCCAAGGGCGCAACTGGGATTACAGACAGATCTGCTCCATCGTAATGGACAGGGCTTCCAGGATGGCTCTGGTACGGCACCTGGAAGAAAGAGATTTCTTCATTTCTTACACGCCGGAAGAAGCAGATGGAGTTGTGCTGGAACAGCAGCCCGGCCCAGGTGCGGCGGTGGCCAAAGGAGAGCCCACAGTTGCGAGTGGGACCACCATGGATGCCGTGGAAGACAGCCCCTGGTCAGACCATGATGAGGAGAATGATGCTTCAGAGGCTCCAACATACCAAGA AGCTGCATCTGCCAGCTGGGGTAGGGCGCGTTGCAACATGCAACAAACTGGACTGTATGAAAAGTTCAACAGTGACAATCCACTCTTGGTGGAATTCAAGAAATACCTGGTTAATCACATGGAGGTCCCAAACTGCCAACAGGAG GTTGACAATGTATCCAGGATGCTGAGATACATTCAACCGACAGGTGAGGAAATCGACATGGACTTCCTCAGAAAAGGTACAGAGGCCAAGGACTACATTGAGAGTCTCAAGGGGGCCAAGCTGCTTCCACCCACCATCTTAAACTACATCAACAACATGATCCACTTTGTCCAGTTCCTGGCCACCAGGAACATTGACGACATGGAGTTCTACACGAGGTGTGACTCGTACATCAGTCTGCTACACACCCTGAGGAAGCCAGTTTCCAAGGCCATCAACAAAGTCACGTGTAAAACAAG GTATCAACGTTTTCTGGGAAGCCCCAAGAGTGTCAGGGACTGCCagaagctgctgtctgtggcCAAGAATGACATGCTGCGCATTTTTGCAAATCTCCAGGAGGGCAGATTTGTAGGTTCAGATGAAAAGACCCTGTACCGCTATTATTGTGAAGCCATCCTCATTCTAGGACACTTCCAGAGGCCAGCGGCTTTGCAGGGAATGACT GTCTCAGAGTGGCTCAACAAAACCCACGTAAACggaagagtgtgtgtggcaGTCGGCCAACATAAAACGTCCAGCATGGAAATTGCTACATTTGCACTGACAACAGAGGAGTCTGCT TTCATAGATGCGTACTACCTATATATCCGCTCTGGCTTGGTGCATGAGAGCGTGGATGGTGGGAGGTTTTTCCTCGGTGCAAATGGACGACCCATCCGCAGTCCCACCCACGACGTTGGTCGTCTTCATATCCA CTACAAACTGCCGAACGTGACCAGTCAGGAGATCAGGGGGGTGGTGGAAACGGAGGTTTCCCGCACTTTTAGTGAGGAGCAGAAGGGTCGGGTGGCGCACTACGTGTCACACTCCACACCAGTGGCCAATGTACACGACAGCATGAAGACGCCGGAGGCAATCGTTGCCACAGCCAACGTCCTGTCGAGCCTTGCAGGGTACAG TTCCGACGAGCCAGCAGACGGGATGGTTGGCAGGGGCCAGAAGAGAGCCAGGGAAGCCAGTGAGGAGGACAGCGCTACCTGGAGAGACTTTGCTCAGTTTCTGGAGGTCTTTCCAGTAACACTGACAGGACCACCGCCGACCACGAGGCAGCGAGCTGAGGCCGGGTTTCCACAGGATCGTGTGTTCTATGATAAGTGGAGGGGAGTACAGTTTGCTAAACGGGAAGAGTACCTCTTGtgtaagtatatatatatatataagccGCCTCTGATCAGCCTTTCCACGCCGATCCAGACTGGCGCATCGTCACGGAGGAAATGCAGCCGGCGAGAGCGCGCCAGCGCCGGGATGAGGTCCCACGGGCGGCCGCTCCCGTACCGGGCTAAATCCCCTGGGCAGACCCCAACTGGTTAA
- the LOC113157681 gene encoding uncharacterized protein LOC113157681 isoform X3 codes for MAHQTEKRNGKEKDRRIGHCLLCQKPQEVLSAHLARVCMKDSTKEEREAELKRAKKSTKSWTRQGRNWDYRQICSIVMDRASRMALVRHLEERDFFISYTPEEADGVVLEQQPGPGAAVAKGEPTVASGTTMDAVEDSPWSDHDEENDASEAPTYQEAASASWGRARCNMQQTGLYEKFNSDNPLLVEFKKYLVNHMEVPNCQQEVDNVSRMLRYIQPTGEEIDMDFLRKGTEAKDYIESLKGAKLLPPTILNYINNMIHFVQFLATRNIDDMEFYTRCDSYISLLHTLRKPVSKAINKVTCKTRYQRFLGSPKSVRDCQKLLSVAKNDMLRIFANLQEGRFVGSDEKTLYRYYCEAILILGHFQRPAALQGMTVSEWLNKTHVNGRVCVAVGQHKTSSMEIATFALTTEESAFIDAYYLYIRSGLVHESVDGGRFFLGANGRPIRSPTHDVGRLHIHYKLPNVTSQEIRGVVETEVSRTFSEEQKGRVAHYVSHSTPVANVHDSMKTPEAIVATANVLSSLAGYSSDEPADGMVGRGQKRAREASEEDSATWRDFAQFLEVFPVTLTGPPPTTRQRAEAGFPQDRVFYDKWRGVQFAKREEYLLYWRIVTEEMQPARARQRRDEVPRAAAPVPG; via the exons aTGGCCCACCAGACTGAAAAGAGGAA TGGGAAAGAGAAAGACCGTCGTATTGGTCACTGTCTCCTGTGCCAGAAGCCACAGGAGGTTTTATCTGCACACCTAGCCAGGGTTTGCATGAAGGACAGCacaaaagaagagagggaggcagagctgaagCGAGCCAAGAAGTCGACAAAGTCCTGGACCCGCCAAGGGCGCAACTGGGATTACAGACAGATCTGCTCCATCGTAATGGACAGGGCTTCCAGGATGGCTCTGGTACGGCACCTGGAAGAAAGAGATTTCTTCATTTCTTACACGCCGGAAGAAGCAGATGGAGTTGTGCTGGAACAGCAGCCCGGCCCAGGTGCGGCGGTGGCCAAAGGAGAGCCCACAGTTGCGAGTGGGACCACCATGGATGCCGTGGAAGACAGCCCCTGGTCAGACCATGATGAGGAGAATGATGCTTCAGAGGCTCCAACATACCAAGA AGCTGCATCTGCCAGCTGGGGTAGGGCGCGTTGCAACATGCAACAAACTGGACTGTATGAAAAGTTCAACAGTGACAATCCACTCTTGGTGGAATTCAAGAAATACCTGGTTAATCACATGGAGGTCCCAAACTGCCAACAGGAG GTTGACAATGTATCCAGGATGCTGAGATACATTCAACCGACAGGTGAGGAAATCGACATGGACTTCCTCAGAAAAGGTACAGAGGCCAAGGACTACATTGAGAGTCTCAAGGGGGCCAAGCTGCTTCCACCCACCATCTTAAACTACATCAACAACATGATCCACTTTGTCCAGTTCCTGGCCACCAGGAACATTGACGACATGGAGTTCTACACGAGGTGTGACTCGTACATCAGTCTGCTACACACCCTGAGGAAGCCAGTTTCCAAGGCCATCAACAAAGTCACGTGTAAAACAAG GTATCAACGTTTTCTGGGAAGCCCCAAGAGTGTCAGGGACTGCCagaagctgctgtctgtggcCAAGAATGACATGCTGCGCATTTTTGCAAATCTCCAGGAGGGCAGATTTGTAGGTTCAGATGAAAAGACCCTGTACCGCTATTATTGTGAAGCCATCCTCATTCTAGGACACTTCCAGAGGCCAGCGGCTTTGCAGGGAATGACT GTCTCAGAGTGGCTCAACAAAACCCACGTAAACggaagagtgtgtgtggcaGTCGGCCAACATAAAACGTCCAGCATGGAAATTGCTACATTTGCACTGACAACAGAGGAGTCTGCT TTCATAGATGCGTACTACCTATATATCCGCTCTGGCTTGGTGCATGAGAGCGTGGATGGTGGGAGGTTTTTCCTCGGTGCAAATGGACGACCCATCCGCAGTCCCACCCACGACGTTGGTCGTCTTCATATCCA CTACAAACTGCCGAACGTGACCAGTCAGGAGATCAGGGGGGTGGTGGAAACGGAGGTTTCCCGCACTTTTAGTGAGGAGCAGAAGGGTCGGGTGGCGCACTACGTGTCACACTCCACACCAGTGGCCAATGTACACGACAGCATGAAGACGCCGGAGGCAATCGTTGCCACAGCCAACGTCCTGTCGAGCCTTGCAGGGTACAG TTCCGACGAGCCAGCAGACGGGATGGTTGGCAGGGGCCAGAAGAGAGCCAGGGAAGCCAGTGAGGAGGACAGCGCTACCTGGAGAGACTTTGCTCAGTTTCTGGAGGTCTTTCCAGTAACACTGACAGGACCACCGCCGACCACGAGGCAGCGAGCTGAGGCCGGGTTTCCACAGGATCGTGTGTTCTATGATAAGTGGAGGGGAGTACAGTTTGCTAAACGGGAAGAGTACCTCTTGt ACTGGCGCATCGTCACGGAGGAAATGCAGCCGGCGAGAGCGCGCCAGCGCCGGGATGAGGTCCCACGGGCGGCCGCTCCCGTACCGGGCTAA
- the LOC113157681 gene encoding uncharacterized protein LOC113157681 isoform X4 — MAHQTEKRNGKEKDRRIGHCLLCQKPQEVLSAHLARVCMKDSTKEEREAELKRAKKSTKSWTRQGRNWDYRQICSIVMDRASRMALVRHLEERDFFISYTPEEADGVVLEQQPGPGAAVAKGEPTVASGTTMDAVEDSPWSDHDEENDASEAPTYQEAASASWGRARCNMQQTGLYEKFNSDNPLLVEFKKYLVNHMEVPNCQQEVDNVSRMLRYIQPTGEEIDMDFLRKGTEAKDYIESLKGAKLLPPTILNYINNMIHFVQFLATRNIDDMEFYTRCDSYISLLHTLRKPVSKAINKVTCKTRYQRFLGSPKSVRDCQKLLSVAKNDMLRIFANLQEGRFVGSDEKTLYRYYCEAILILGHFQRPAALQGMTVSEWLNKTHVNGRVCVAVGQHKTSSMEIATFALTTEESAFIDAYYLYIRSGLVHESVDGGRFFLGANGRPIRSPTHDVGRLHIHYKLPNVTSQEIRGVVETEVSRTFSEEQKGRVAHYVSHSTPVANVHDSMKTPEAIVATANVLSSLAGYSSDEPADGMVGRGQKRAREASEEDSATWRDFAQFLEVFPVTLTGPPPTTRQRAEAGFPQDRVFYDKWRLAHRHGGNAAGESAPAPG; from the exons aTGGCCCACCAGACTGAAAAGAGGAA TGGGAAAGAGAAAGACCGTCGTATTGGTCACTGTCTCCTGTGCCAGAAGCCACAGGAGGTTTTATCTGCACACCTAGCCAGGGTTTGCATGAAGGACAGCacaaaagaagagagggaggcagagctgaagCGAGCCAAGAAGTCGACAAAGTCCTGGACCCGCCAAGGGCGCAACTGGGATTACAGACAGATCTGCTCCATCGTAATGGACAGGGCTTCCAGGATGGCTCTGGTACGGCACCTGGAAGAAAGAGATTTCTTCATTTCTTACACGCCGGAAGAAGCAGATGGAGTTGTGCTGGAACAGCAGCCCGGCCCAGGTGCGGCGGTGGCCAAAGGAGAGCCCACAGTTGCGAGTGGGACCACCATGGATGCCGTGGAAGACAGCCCCTGGTCAGACCATGATGAGGAGAATGATGCTTCAGAGGCTCCAACATACCAAGA AGCTGCATCTGCCAGCTGGGGTAGGGCGCGTTGCAACATGCAACAAACTGGACTGTATGAAAAGTTCAACAGTGACAATCCACTCTTGGTGGAATTCAAGAAATACCTGGTTAATCACATGGAGGTCCCAAACTGCCAACAGGAG GTTGACAATGTATCCAGGATGCTGAGATACATTCAACCGACAGGTGAGGAAATCGACATGGACTTCCTCAGAAAAGGTACAGAGGCCAAGGACTACATTGAGAGTCTCAAGGGGGCCAAGCTGCTTCCACCCACCATCTTAAACTACATCAACAACATGATCCACTTTGTCCAGTTCCTGGCCACCAGGAACATTGACGACATGGAGTTCTACACGAGGTGTGACTCGTACATCAGTCTGCTACACACCCTGAGGAAGCCAGTTTCCAAGGCCATCAACAAAGTCACGTGTAAAACAAG GTATCAACGTTTTCTGGGAAGCCCCAAGAGTGTCAGGGACTGCCagaagctgctgtctgtggcCAAGAATGACATGCTGCGCATTTTTGCAAATCTCCAGGAGGGCAGATTTGTAGGTTCAGATGAAAAGACCCTGTACCGCTATTATTGTGAAGCCATCCTCATTCTAGGACACTTCCAGAGGCCAGCGGCTTTGCAGGGAATGACT GTCTCAGAGTGGCTCAACAAAACCCACGTAAACggaagagtgtgtgtggcaGTCGGCCAACATAAAACGTCCAGCATGGAAATTGCTACATTTGCACTGACAACAGAGGAGTCTGCT TTCATAGATGCGTACTACCTATATATCCGCTCTGGCTTGGTGCATGAGAGCGTGGATGGTGGGAGGTTTTTCCTCGGTGCAAATGGACGACCCATCCGCAGTCCCACCCACGACGTTGGTCGTCTTCATATCCA CTACAAACTGCCGAACGTGACCAGTCAGGAGATCAGGGGGGTGGTGGAAACGGAGGTTTCCCGCACTTTTAGTGAGGAGCAGAAGGGTCGGGTGGCGCACTACGTGTCACACTCCACACCAGTGGCCAATGTACACGACAGCATGAAGACGCCGGAGGCAATCGTTGCCACAGCCAACGTCCTGTCGAGCCTTGCAGGGTACAG TTCCGACGAGCCAGCAGACGGGATGGTTGGCAGGGGCCAGAAGAGAGCCAGGGAAGCCAGTGAGGAGGACAGCGCTACCTGGAGAGACTTTGCTCAGTTTCTGGAGGTCTTTCCAGTAACACTGACAGGACCACCGCCGACCACGAGGCAGCGAGCTGAGGCCGGGTTTCCACAGGATCGTGTGTTCTATGATAAGTGGAG ACTGGCGCATCGTCACGGAGGAAATGCAGCCGGCGAGAGCGCGCCAGCGCCGGGATGA